Sequence from the Kineosporia succinea genome:
AGGATCTCGGCCAGGACGAGCCGCATGTCGTACGGCTGGGCCGGGTCGACCGGGACGATGTCGGCCAGCGCCGGGCGCAGGTCGGCGACGGCGTTGCGCGGCGGTTGCGCCGGTGGCAGTTCCAGGTTGTTGGCCGGCAGCAGCGACAGCAGGTAGCGCACCTCCTGCAGCGCGCTCTCCTCGGTGTCGCACACGAAGCTCGCCACGCCGGAGACCGTGCCGTGCACCTGCGCGCCGCCCAGCTCGTTGTGGGTGACCTTCTCGCCGGTGACCGCGGCCACGACGTCCGGCCCGGTCAGGTACATCTGAGAGGTCTCGCGCACCATGAACGTGAAGTCGGTCAGGGCCGGGGAGTACGCCGCTCCGCCCGCGCACGGCCCGAGCACGACGCTGATCTGGGGAATGACCCCGGACGCCTGGACATTTCGCCGGAAGATCCCCCCGAACCCGTCGAGGGCCAGGGCACCGTCCTGGATCCGGGCCCCGCCGCTGTCGTTGAGCCCGATCAGGGGTGCGCCGACGCGGACGGCCAGGTCCATCAGGTGCTGGATCTTGGACGCGTGGGCCGGTCCCAGGGAGCCACCGGAGACCGTGAAGTCCTGCGCGTAGACGAAGACCTTGCGCCCGTCGACGGTGCCGGATCCCGTGACCACCCCGTCGGTGTGGGGCCGCTTCCCGTCCGGGCCGGGCGCCCGCCGGTACAGGCCGAGCTCGGTGAAGGAGCCGTCGTCGAGCAGCAGGGCCAGGCGCTCCCGGGCCGTCAGCTTGCCCAGCCGGTGCTGACGCTCGACGGGGCGGGCCTGGCCGGTCTCGATCCGGCTGCGCAGCTCCTGCCGCCGGGTGCGCACCTGCTGCATGGTCGGCCGGACGGGCGACGGCGGGCTGAGGGTCTCGGGCGGGGGCGGTGAAACCACCGGCCGGGGGCGGCGGTTGACGTCCGGTCTGACCGGCGCGGGCAGAAGAATCTCGCTCATGGCCCTCCTTACTGGCGTCTGATCAGCCTTCAGCTTGGACCGGCCGGTCACCGCCAACGTCTCCTGAAATGCGTTGGTTGAGCGGCAAATGCGATAACCATGTTGGATAACCACGTCATCCGTGCGACAATCCGGCGGCTGTCTCCCGTGGTTCCCGGCGGACGGCAGAAAGCCCGGGACACCACAGCCGTCGTGCGGCTGAAGGTCCCGGGCGTCGCTGCGTGCCGTGCCGGGGTGCTGCCGGGGTGCTGCCAGGGTATTGGTGGGGTGTTGCTGGGAGGCTAGGCCGGGGTGGCCTGCGGTGCCGGGGCCCCGGCGGTCGCCGGGCGGGAGGTGACGCCGTAACTGGTCATGAGCTCACGGCGTTCCTTCCACAGGTGGGTCAGGGCGAAGACGAAGATGGTGGAGCCGATCACGTTGGCCACGAAGTGCCACCAGATCCGGTAGGTCCATAGGCCCGGCCCCGGATCCATCAGCCCGAACCAGGTCGACAGGCCGATCGCCTTCTGCGCCCCGAAGGCGATCGAGAGCGTCAGCACCAGGTGCTCGATGCCGTGGATTCCCTGCATCCACACGCCCATACGGCCCCAGCGGCGGCTTCCCAGACCTCGCGCGACCAGCGGGCGGGTCAGGACCACCACGCCGGCCAGGCCCGCCAGGAAGATGGAATTTCCCACCAGGTGCAGGATTTCCATCCCCAGGCTCGGTTTGCCGGCCGGGCTGCCGACCAGGGAGCCGAAGCCGTTGGACAGGCCGTTGCCCCAGGGCGTCATCCACGGTTTGGTCTCGGGGTGCCCGACCCAGTAGCCGACCTGGGCGAAATGCTCTCCGGCGTGCCCGATCTGGCCGACCGCACCGATGACGACCACACTGGTCGCGCCCCAGAACTGCCAGGGGCGGGCGCCGTGGCGCTGGGCGCGGTACAGCACGAGCACGGCCGCCCACATCGCGATCATCCACCAGAGCAGCCCGACGGCGCCGAGAACGTCCCAGCCCGTGGCCGTGGTTCCCATGTCCATGGACATGGGCATGTTCTGCATGTCTTTGTGCACCGGTCTACCCCTCTGCGGCTGCGGCGGGGCCTGGCCGGCGCGCATCGGGCCGCACGTACCCCTGGGCGATGATGACTTTCGCGTGCTCGTCGTACAGCGCGCGGCCCTCGGGTGCGAAGGTGCCGAGCCCGTCGACGTAACGGTTGAACATGCAGAACGCGGCCGCGATCAGCACCGTGTCGTGGAGCTCGAGGTCGGTGGCGCCTTCCTCGCGGGCAGCGGTGATCAGCGCGGTGGTGACGGTGCGGCCGCCCGCCTGCACCGCGCCCGCAATCCTCAGCAGGGCCTTCATTTTCGCGGAGACCGGGGCCGAGTCGAGGTCGGCGTGCACCTGGTCGACCAGGTCCCAGCCGGCCTCGAGCTGCGCCGCCGCGAAGGCGGAGTGGGAGGTGGAGCAGAACTGGCACTCGTTCAGCCCGGAGACGTAGGCCGCCAGCAGCTCACGCTCACCCCGGCTGAGCGGATGCGGTTCGCTGCGAAGCAGGGCTTCTGCCAGTGCGTTCAGGGGGCCGGCCGTCTCGGGCCGGTACTGCATGGGCCCCCGGACGCCGGGAAATTCCTTCTCGTCGACGCCTAGGTCGATGTGTGCCACGTGATCAGGCTCCTCGTCTGCCCGCCGCGTACAGGCATCGACCGCGAACTGGTATCGACCGCGAACTCCGACACCTGCCGAATGCTGAACCAGCGCGTTGTCCCATGTGCTCCGGCGAAGCTACCAACGGTGTGTCGGCGCTGTGAAGGCTCGTCCCGCAACACCGCATTCTGGAAGAAGTACCGCCTCGTCCGAGGCGGGCGGCCGGGCCGCCGGGCCGCCGGATCCCGGACGACGGCCCGGCAATGGGCTCCGCCGAACGACTTTCACCGTCGGCGAGCGAGTCTCGCTCAGGCGACCAGGGACGCGCTGCGCTCCCACAACTCCTGGGCGAGCACCGCGTCCTCGATCTGGGGGTTGGTCTTCTTCGGCACCCGGTCGACGACGTAGTAGGCGCCGGACTGCCAGGTCTGCCCGGGCGTCCCGTCGATGTAGTGGGCCAGCGTGCGCCCGCCGACCTCGGGAGCGGCCAGGAAGCGACGTCCGAGCCAGGTCTGCCACAGGAACCGGGTGGGGCTGCTGGTGTCCGAGCCCATGCTGGTGGCCACGTTGCCCGGGTGGAAGCTGACCGCGTTCAGTCCCTGGTCGTGGTAGCGGCGGTGCAGTTCCCGGGTGAACAGGATGTTCGCGAGTTTGGCGTCACCGTAGGCCTTGTCGGCCGTCCACCTCCGCTCGTTGCCGAGGTCGTCGAGGTCCAGTCGTCCGAAGATGCGGGACGCCTCGCTCGAGGTCTGCACGAGGGTCGCCTTCGAGGCGAGGAGGGTGTCGAGCAGCAGGGTGGTCAGCAGGAACGGCGCGAGATGGTTGACCTGGAGGGTCTTCTCGAATCCGTCGCCGGTCCGCTCGCGCCGGAAGTTCTGCCCGGCGTTGTTCGCGAGCACGTCGATGCGGGGGTAGGCCTCGCGCAGTTCGGCGGCGAGCCGGCGCACCTGGGCCAGCTCGGTGAAGTCGGCCAGGTGCCGGGGTGCGCCGAGCTCGTCGGCGATCGCGTTGGTGCGCCGGGGGTTTCGCCCGACGATGACGACGTTCTCGCCCTGGCCCCTGAGGCGGCGGGCGGCCGCGGCCCCGATGCCGTCGCTCGCGCCGGTGATGATGATGGTTCGGCTGGTCATGGCCGCTAAGCTAAATCCTCACACGGACGTAAGATTCAAGTGGCTGTGACGCACGGCACGAAGGGGTCAGCGTGAAGATCGGGGAGCTCGCCGAACGGGCCGGTGTCAGCGTGCGCTCGCTGCGCTACTACGAGGAGCAGGGGCTGCTCACGAGTGAGCGCAGCCCGGGCGGGCACCGGCAGTACGCCGAGGGCGACGTCGACCGGGTGCTGTATCTGCAGCGGCTCTACGCGGCGGGGCTGTCGAGCCAGACGATCCTGTCGGTGATGCCGTGTCTGCTCTCGCCGAGCGAGGCGACCAACGAGGCGGCCTTCGCGCACATGGTCGAGGAGCGCGACAGGCTCAGGGCCCACATCGCCGGGCTGACCCAGACGCTGGAGTCGCTGGAGGAGCTGATCACGCTGAACCGCCGCAGCCGCGGGCGGCTGGAACGGTAGAAGGGGCAAGGCCGGAAGGTACATCTCCCATCGGGACATGGGCTCGGGAAAGAAGTCTCCCTGCGGCCGGTGCACGATTGACCGGTCGTGGCGTCAGGACACGAAAGCTTGGCTTCGCGCAGGGAGACCATCTGCGGCTACAGGTCAAGGGCGCGGCCTGCGACCGAGGTGGGACAGGTGCCTTCTGTGCGACGATTTCCGGCTATGTCGGCTGCGGTCAAGAGCGATGGGAACGGCAGATGCATGACGCGCTGAGGGCAGCGCTGGAACCTGTCCTTCGGGACGTGCGAGAAGCGTCAGACCTGACGGCTGACATTGATGAATCTCTCGCGGATCCGGATGATGGAGAGCAGCCCTGGGTGTGGTTCCGGATTCTGCGGGCGGGAACTCGCGTGGGGGTCGATCCCTGGGGTGTCCCGGTCGAGAACGTGGCCGGTATCGCGGAGGAGGTGCAGGACGCGGTGATCGAGACCTACGGCGATCGTGGTACGCCGCGTCCGTGGCCTGCGTGTCCGTTGCACCAACAGAAGCACAAGTTGCTCGTGGCGATCGTCGAAGACCCCGCTCCTCACGCTGCCTGGGTGTGCACCCGCGAAGGTGGGCAGCGAGAGGTCTCAGAGGTCGGAGGATTGTCCGGTCTTCGTTGAGGTGGAATGTTGAGGTGGAATGGGGTGGCTGCGAGACCTCGCCGTGCGGACGGCGCGCTAGTCGAGCACGGCGGTGACCTCGATCTCCACCAGGTGCTCGGGAATGTCGAGGGCGGCCACGCCGATCAGGGCGGCGGGTGCCTGCACGGTGATGCCCAGACGGGCGGACGCACGCTCGACGCCTTCGAGGAAGAGCGGCATCTGGTCGGGGATCCAGTTGGCGACGTAGGCGGTCAGGCGCACGGCGTGGCTGAAGTCCGCGCCGGCCGCGGCCAGGGCGGTGGCGGCGTTCAGGTAGCTCTGCTCGACCTGGGCGGCGAGGTCGCCCTCACCCACGGTGGTGCCCTCGGCGTCCCAGCTCACCTGCCCGGCCACGTAGACGGTCTTCGACCCGGTGGCGACGGCGACGTGCCGGTAGACGGGGATCTGCGGGAGCCCGGCGGGGTCGATCAGCTGCACGGCCATGGTGCGGTTCCTCTCGTGGTCTCTTGTGGTGACTCGGAAACCGTAGGAGAGTGTGCGCTGAACTGGAAGAACGCACTTTTCCGAAACCGAGGAACCTTCAGGTGACCCAGCAGATCGCCGGTATTCCCGCCGACGCCGACATCTCCCGCGCCGACTCCCTGGCCCGCGAGATCTTCTCCGACGTGGCCAACAAGTGGGCGCTGCTGATCATCGAGACGATCGGTGACGGCACCCTGCGTTTCAGCGAGCTGCGCGACCGGGTCGAGGGCATCAGCCACAAGATGCTCACGCAGAACCTGCGCATGCTCGAGCGCAACGGCCTGGTGACCCGCACCGTGCACCCGACCGTCCCGCCCCGGGTGGAGTACACGCTCCTGGAGGCCGGGCAGGCCCTGCGCGCCACGGTCGACCTGATGTGCGAGTGGACGCAGTACTACCTGAGCGACATCGAGTCCGCCCGCAGCCGCTACCAGGCCTGACCCCTCACGCGTTCTCCGGCGCGGTCAGGGCGCACAGCCGCTGCCGGGTCTGCTCGATCACCGCCTGCTGGGCGTCCAGCCGGTCGGCGACGGCGTCCAGCT
This genomic interval carries:
- a CDS encoding acyl-CoA carboxylase subunit beta; translation: MSEILLPAPVRPDVNRRPRPVVSPPPPETLSPPSPVRPTMQQVRTRRQELRSRIETGQARPVERQHRLGKLTARERLALLLDDGSFTELGLYRRAPGPDGKRPHTDGVVTGSGTVDGRKVFVYAQDFTVSGGSLGPAHASKIQHLMDLAVRVGAPLIGLNDSGGARIQDGALALDGFGGIFRRNVQASGVIPQISVVLGPCAGGAAYSPALTDFTFMVRETSQMYLTGPDVVAAVTGEKVTHNELGGAQVHGTVSGVASFVCDTEESALQEVRYLLSLLPANNLELPPAQPPRNAVADLRPALADIVPVDPAQPYDMRLVLAEILDDGEFMEVHENWATNVLCALGRIDGQVVGTVANQPLVLAGVLDGEAAEKAARFVRFCDAFNIPLVTLVDVPGFLPGVSEEHGGIIRRGAKLLYAYCEATVPRIQVILRKAYGGAYIVMDSRSIGADLALAWPTNEVAVMGAEAAVNVVHRREMAAAGDPARLRASLAQQYQETMMSPDFAVERGLVDDIVDPALTRAAIAAGLEMLSGKRLTGPERKHGNAPQ
- a CDS encoding DUF6008 family protein, with amino-acid sequence MSMDMGTTATGWDVLGAVGLLWWMIAMWAAVLVLYRAQRHGARPWQFWGATSVVVIGAVGQIGHAGEHFAQVGYWVGHPETKPWMTPWGNGLSNGFGSLVGSPAGKPSLGMEILHLVGNSIFLAGLAGVVVLTRPLVARGLGSRRWGRMGVWMQGIHGIEHLVLTLSIAFGAQKAIGLSTWFGLMDPGPGLWTYRIWWHFVANVIGSTIFVFALTHLWKERRELMTSYGVTSRPATAGAPAPQATPA
- a CDS encoding carboxymuconolactone decarboxylase family protein; this encodes MAHIDLGVDEKEFPGVRGPMQYRPETAGPLNALAEALLRSEPHPLSRGERELLAAYVSGLNECQFCSTSHSAFAAAQLEAGWDLVDQVHADLDSAPVSAKMKALLRIAGAVQAGGRTVTTALITAAREEGATDLELHDTVLIAAAFCMFNRYVDGLGTFAPEGRALYDEHAKVIIAQGYVRPDARRPGPAAAAEG
- a CDS encoding SDR family NAD(P)-dependent oxidoreductase, whose translation is MTSRTIIITGASDGIGAAAARRLRGQGENVVIVGRNPRRTNAIADELGAPRHLADFTELAQVRRLAAELREAYPRIDVLANNAGQNFRRERTGDGFEKTLQVNHLAPFLLTTLLLDTLLASKATLVQTSSEASRIFGRLDLDDLGNERRWTADKAYGDAKLANILFTRELHRRYHDQGLNAVSFHPGNVATSMGSDTSSPTRFLWQTWLGRRFLAAPEVGGRTLAHYIDGTPGQTWQSGAYYVVDRVPKKTNPQIEDAVLAQELWERSASLVA
- a CDS encoding MerR family transcriptional regulator; the encoded protein is MKIGELAERAGVSVRSLRYYEEQGLLTSERSPGGHRQYAEGDVDRVLYLQRLYAAGLSSQTILSVMPCLLSPSEATNEAAFAHMVEERDRLRAHIAGLTQTLESLEELITLNRRSRGRLER
- a CDS encoding RidA family protein — protein: MAVQLIDPAGLPQIPVYRHVAVATGSKTVYVAGQVSWDAEGTTVGEGDLAAQVEQSYLNAATALAAAGADFSHAVRLTAYVANWIPDQMPLFLEGVERASARLGITVQAPAALIGVAALDIPEHLVEIEVTAVLD
- a CDS encoding winged helix-turn-helix transcriptional regulator, with product MTQQIAGIPADADISRADSLAREIFSDVANKWALLIIETIGDGTLRFSELRDRVEGISHKMLTQNLRMLERNGLVTRTVHPTVPPRVEYTLLEAGQALRATVDLMCEWTQYYLSDIESARSRYQA